From one Lysinibacillus sp. G4S2 genomic stretch:
- a CDS encoding tyrosine-type recombinase/integrase, whose amino-acid sequence MRSCLNCSATTDLRRSELVSLHGSGKKEWILPLHPHLIPLLASYKASLRSYQIYPSEPVFLNKNRKALVPSGLHVIFKDVLKKAGLPPTRFTLHPLRHTFATRMLQKNKENVDLRTLQELLGYESITSTQVYTQV is encoded by the coding sequence ATGAGATCATGTTTAAATTGTTCAGCAACAACAGATCTAAGACGTTCTGAACTTGTTTCATTACATGGGAGCGGGAAAAAAGAATGGATATTGCCCCTTCATCCACACTTAATTCCGCTCCTGGCATCCTATAAAGCTTCTTTAAGATCATATCAAATTTATCCATCAGAACCTGTTTTCCTAAATAAAAATCGTAAAGCATTAGTTCCGAGTGGTTTGCATGTCATCTTTAAAGATGTGTTGAAAAAGGCAGGCCTCCCACCTACCCGCTTCACGTTACATCCCTTACGGCATACTTTTGCAACACGGATGTTACAAAAAAATAAAGAAAACGTTGATTTACGAACACTTCAAGAACTCCTTGGTTATGAAAGTATTACATCAACTCAAGTTTATACTCAAGTTTGA
- a CDS encoding ankyrin repeat domain-containing protein: protein MARKRKTLPKNFNELIEAGDIAALQEVFTKCELDAYGGYSKTTALSFFNVPDELVRWLVEQGANINARDNYKRSALHNQAISWRGNIELLLELGADIEALDYQNETPLFAAAAFFKPNAVRTLVSKGANINAVNMMNETPLDKALAVCRNINIVDLVEVSEIFLSASIAVTPEMKNSIKRIGKDFEFHREGFNKEYLNETDEALSRLYELFDVPPVEKRKTHDGTSPITVCTKGWQAQHKELWDLLIPSQGHAQTVQGEVIRITGKVSYEILDNGGINWDNDFRKMLKSLNHYISLGTPLHPAALQESITLAKELHKGDGDEEPARLCELAVQWVLNNPNPIILEQPEYKR from the coding sequence ATGGCGAGGAAGAGAAAAACGTTACCGAAAAATTTTAATGAACTAATTGAAGCAGGTGATATTGCGGCATTACAAGAGGTATTTACAAAGTGCGAGCTAGATGCATATGGTGGTTATAGTAAAACAACAGCCTTAAGCTTTTTCAATGTACCGGATGAATTGGTTCGCTGGCTCGTGGAACAAGGGGCAAATATAAATGCGAGAGACAATTACAAAAGATCGGCTTTACATAATCAGGCAATAAGTTGGCGGGGGAATATTGAATTGCTTCTTGAGTTAGGTGCAGATATAGAAGCCTTGGATTATCAAAACGAAACACCTTTATTTGCTGCGGCTGCTTTTTTTAAACCAAATGCAGTGCGCACATTGGTTTCTAAAGGCGCAAATATTAACGCGGTAAATATGATGAATGAGACGCCTTTGGACAAAGCTTTAGCGGTATGTAGAAATATAAATATTGTTGATCTAGTGGAAGTTTCTGAGATTTTTCTGAGCGCAAGTATAGCTGTAACGCCAGAAATGAAAAACTCTATCAAGCGAATTGGAAAAGACTTTGAATTTCACAGAGAAGGTTTTAATAAAGAATATTTAAACGAAACGGATGAGGCACTTTCCCGTCTTTATGAGCTATTTGATGTTCCACCAGTAGAGAAGCGAAAAACGCATGATGGTACGTCTCCAATAACAGTATGTACAAAGGGCTGGCAGGCTCAACATAAGGAACTTTGGGATTTACTAATTCCTTCGCAAGGACATGCGCAAACTGTACAAGGAGAGGTTATTCGTATTACTGGTAAAGTCTCATACGAAATTTTAGATAACGGCGGCATCAACTGGGATAATGATTTTCGTAAAATGCTCAAAAGTTTGAACCATTACATTAGCTTAGGTACGCCATTACATCCCGCTGCACTTCAGGAGTCTATCACTTTAGCGAAAGAACTTCACAAAGGTGATGGAGATGAGGAACCTGCGAGACTATGCGAGTTGGCAGTACAATGGGTACTTAACAATCCGAATCCGATTATTTTAGAACAGCCCGAATATAAGCGCTAA
- a CDS encoding DNA/RNA non-specific endonuclease — translation MKKKINYLILLLTAIFIVGCTNVEDVSNTDGKADSQEVTTKNSEKEKTTTEKQVVKETSTQSKDQLFKGYKLIEVDGGDLSGHREPNVVVDIGFGDREYWSFTNEHGQIVRVIADEIVLQDDRTEPVTSSGRYYADEAKVPGVERADLDEGHIIADSLGGVSNAYNITPQDSTLNRHGDQAYMEDAIRKASGATNFEAIITYPNTETQIPSHYKYTYTLKGNKIVDEFDNGNPDEINKSLGLTESKSTNSNKSTNSNKSHALNGTEDISNVDTDGNGQVTIKEAKAAGYSMPITRDHWLYPYMQDNDNDGMVGE, via the coding sequence ATGAAAAAGAAAATAAACTATTTAATCTTACTTTTAACTGCCATCTTTATAGTTGGTTGTACGAACGTAGAAGATGTATCGAATACTGATGGGAAAGCTGATTCACAAGAAGTAACTACAAAAAATAGTGAAAAAGAAAAAACTACGACTGAAAAACAAGTAGTAAAGGAAACATCAACTCAATCAAAAGATCAACTGTTCAAAGGTTACAAACTAATTGAAGTTGATGGTGGTGATTTGTCTGGACATCGCGAACCTAACGTCGTCGTTGACATTGGTTTTGGGGACCGAGAGTATTGGTCCTTTACGAATGAACACGGGCAAATAGTCCGTGTCATTGCTGACGAAATCGTTCTACAAGATGATCGTACCGAACCTGTAACATCGTCTGGCAGATACTACGCTGATGAAGCAAAAGTTCCTGGTGTCGAAAGAGCAGATTTAGATGAAGGACATATTATTGCAGATTCTCTTGGTGGGGTATCAAATGCTTATAATATTACGCCACAAGATAGTACGCTTAACCGACATGGTGATCAAGCATATATGGAAGACGCTATTCGTAAAGCTAGTGGAGCTACTAATTTTGAAGCAATAATCACATATCCTAATACGGAAACGCAGATTCCTTCTCATTACAAGTACACTTACACTTTAAAAGGGAATAAAATTGTAGATGAGTTTGATAACGGCAACCCTGATGAAATAAATAAATCTCTAGGATTAACTGAAAGTAAATCAACTAACTCAAATAAGTCAACAAATTCTAATAAGTCCCATGCTTTGAATGGCACTGAAGATATTTCTAACGTTGATACAGATGGAAATGGTCAAGTAACGATTAAAGAAGCAAAAGCAGCAGGTTATAGCATGCCAATAACGAGGGATCACTGGTTATACCCATATATGCAAGATAATGATAACGACGGTATGGTAGGGGAATAG
- a CDS encoding alpha/beta hydrolase, protein MGYFVTVEPGVNVFIEDINPKGNKTILFIHGWPLNHNQFEYQFNFLPTLGYRCIGMDWRGYGNSDKPFSGYSFDRLADDVRMVIETLQLRNITLAGHSTGGAISIRYMARYKGYGVSKLVLIDAASPSSVPKEFTNKIIEDTNHDRPQMLQDQTRIFFFQNISEPKSDWFVLMGLKAANWATSAIMVTLRDENVYIDLGQIDVPTLIIHGIHDKVVPFTQAEETNKLIKNSKLVPFQYSGHCAFLEERDRFNQLLSSFA, encoded by the coding sequence TTGGGATACTTTGTAACTGTCGAACCAGGCGTCAACGTATTTATAGAGGATATCAATCCGAAGGGAAATAAAACGATACTTTTTATTCATGGATGGCCACTAAACCATAACCAGTTCGAATATCAGTTCAACTTCCTTCCAACGCTTGGATATCGTTGTATCGGAATGGACTGGAGGGGATATGGTAATTCAGATAAACCTTTTAGCGGGTACAGTTTCGATAGATTAGCAGATGATGTCCGCATGGTCATCGAGACGTTACAGTTAAGAAACATAACACTGGCAGGACACTCTACAGGAGGCGCGATCTCGATTCGTTATATGGCTCGTTACAAAGGGTATGGGGTATCTAAACTCGTCCTGATCGACGCTGCCTCTCCTTCTAGCGTTCCAAAAGAATTTACAAATAAAATCATCGAAGATACAAATCATGACCGACCGCAAATGCTGCAAGACCAAACGAGAATTTTTTTCTTTCAGAATATATCCGAACCGAAATCCGATTGGTTTGTTTTAATGGGATTAAAAGCGGCGAATTGGGCGACTTCCGCCATTATGGTCACGCTTAGAGATGAAAATGTTTACATCGATCTCGGTCAGATCGATGTACCCACATTAATTATTCATGGAATTCATGATAAAGTCGTTCCGTTTACCCAAGCTGAGGAAACAAATAAGCTGATCAAAAATTCGAAGCTAGTTCCGTTCCAATACAGCGGCCATTGCGCTTTTTTAGAGGAGCGCGATAGATTCAACCAATTATTATCTTCTTTTGCATAA